The Niabella beijingensis genomic interval CGCACCCGATGCCTTAACACCGCTGGGTGGTTATCCCGGCAATGATGATGAGGGGCGCGCATTACAAGCCAAACGTGATAAAAATGAAATGCTGGAAGATTTTATTGCAGCTTATGATTATCTCAAAAATCATCCTGACTGTAATGGAAAAGTAGGCGTGGTGGGTTTTTGTTTTGGAGGATGGATCGCAAATATGATGGCCGTACGTATTCCTGACCTTTCAGCAGCCGTTCCGTTTTATGGTACCCAACCTGAAGCTACGGATGTTCCGAAAATCCAGGCGCCATTGCAGCTGCATTACGCTGCATTGGATACCCGCGTAAACGAAGGCTGGCCGGCCTATGAGGCCGCATTAAAAGCCAATAATAAAAAATATACCTCCTATATGTATGCGAATGCCAATCATGGTTTTCATAACAATACCACGCCGCGCTATGATAAAGCGGCTGCCGAACTGGCCTGGGGACGGAGCATCCGTTTTTTTAAGGAGGAATTGGAATAAGATACACAGGAGGTTGCCTTATAAATTATATAGGCATTATGTTTCGTGCCTACGGCACTTAGAATAATGTTGCAACGTTGTCATCGGAATAAATTCCGATGCCGGCAGATCGGAAAACAGGCCTATGGCCTTTGTTTGCGCGAGCAAACAGAGAGCGGTTTATCTCATCCTGTAACAGTAAACGCACAGTTCGTTAAAGGCTATAGATTCGACCCATACGGATCTATTTAC includes:
- a CDS encoding dienelactone hydrolase family protein: MEPIKKEAIRQEVFDLYDDYAHNRIDRRSFMQKLSAYAVGGLTVPALMSFLMPDYKTTATISPEDKRLKTEYIHYPSPKGGGSMKALLAKPESLKTKTGCIIVVHENRGLNPYIEDVARRAALEGFIALAPDALTPLGGYPGNDDEGRALQAKRDKNEMLEDFIAAYDYLKNHPDCNGKVGVVGFCFGGWIANMMAVRIPDLSAAVPFYGTQPEATDVPKIQAPLQLHYAALDTRVNEGWPAYEAALKANNKKYTSYMYANANHGFHNNTTPRYDKAAAELAWGRSIRFFKEELE